The nucleotide sequence ATTCGATTCTCCTATTTTTATTCTGTTAGTCGTTTCATATTCGGAGCCTTTGTTAATCTTTTCGATTTCTATTTTTGCTTCGTAGTCTACGGAGATTGGCTCCGCTTGTACCTGTATTGCGATCAATGCCGTGATCGCTGCTATTGCTAGTTGTTTCATTGGATTCCTTTTGTTTTTCATGATTTCTTTTCTAACGTGAAAGCCATACGCGGAAGTCAGCGCGGAGCGCTGGCTGGAGTTGTATGGGCTGACTGGTTCTACTTACTTTCTTTTATGAAAGAGATTCCCCCGAACCATAGTTCGTCTTCTTCGCTGACGTAGAAAGTAAAGTACTTAACTTTTCCTTCTACTTCTTTCTTCGACAGGATAAATCTGTCATGAAATTCGATTGCGAAAGTTTCTGATCGATCGCCAATGAGTATCTTCAATTCGTTATTTTCTATTACTATTTCTTGATCTAGCGTCTGAATCGCCGAGGGCGGGAGATCTTCAATTGGAAAGTCGTGGACTGGCTTGTAGGTGCCATCGAAATCGGAAGCGTAACAGGCTGATCCGATGAATAGGAAAACGAGTAGGATTGATTTCATAATTTTCTGTAGAACGTGAAAGCCATACGCGGAAGTCAGCGCGGAGCGCTGGCTGGAGTTGTATGGGCTGACTGGTTGGCTTTTCTTATTCTCCGTAGTGTGTCCACATTCTCAATACCTTCACTATTTTTTCATCTTCAAGAACCTGATAGACAAGTCTGTGTTGGATATTGATTCTTCTAGAGTATGCTCCAGACAAGTCGCCTACGAGGGCTTCGTATTGGGGTGGGGTCTTGAACGGATCCTTTTTTAGGATATCGATAAGTGCAGATGCCTTCTCCTTGAGATTGCTTCTACCTATCTTCTTCGCGTCTTTCTGTGCCTGCTTGGTAAAAACGACCTTGTAGCTCACCAGCCTGGTTCCTCACTGCAGTCTTTGATCTTTTCTTTCATTCCTTTCTTGATCGAATCGACCATGCCAGGAATCGAGCTGAGCTGAAGCGTTTCCGAAATCGCTCGCCAGTCCTCTTCCGATATGAGGACAGCGTTACCACGCTTTCCAGTGATCTGGATAGGGTGATGAGAGGCGTTTGCCTCGTCGATAAGGTTGTAAAGCTTTGATCGAGCCTGAGTTGCGGTGATTGAGGTCATGATGACTGTTGAGCGTACGTAAAAGCGTACTTTTGTCAATTTTCTTTAGCCAACGTGAAGTCCATACGCGTAGGTCAGCGCGGAGCGCTGGCCGGAGTTGTATGGGACGACTGGTTCGGTTTCTTTACTTCTAGTGAATTGAAGAATATGTCTCTATATGGTTTTAGATCCATGCCACCAGAGTCTGGATACTCGATGATTATCGTGAAAATGCTTTTTGGACCAAGGATGTATCTGATGTATGCCCCCGAATTCCCTTTCGATAGTTCAACCGTGATACATCGCATCCCTTTGAATTCTGAGGTTTCCTGACTAACAACCGTAGAGTTCGACTCACCAAACTTTTCGGCAATCTTTTCGAAATCACTAGGATCGCTTGTTTCTTTGGTAGGAATCTCAGTTACCGAGAATTTGAATCCCTCCATCGTTTTGGATCCTATTCCAAAGGTTTGAATTGTTCCGTTCTTTGGGTCGACGTCGGTTACTGTGAAGTCGTTGAATGGTATCGGCATCAGCACTGAAAAACTGCCTTCTGTCGATTCTGCGTAGTTCCAACCGGATTCGTGCTCAACGATAGCTTGTTGCCTGTGCATCGTCAAAGGCGTTGAATACGAGATGTTCG is from Pelagicoccus sp. SDUM812003 and encodes:
- a CDS encoding type II toxin-antitoxin system Phd/YefM family antitoxin; amino-acid sequence: MTSITATQARSKLYNLIDEANASHHPIQITGKRGNAVLISEEDWRAISETLQLSSIPGMVDSIKKGMKEKIKDCSEEPGW
- a CDS encoding Txe/YoeB family addiction module toxin; the protein is MSYKVVFTKQAQKDAKKIGRSNLKEKASALIDILKKDPFKTPPQYEALVGDLSGAYSRRINIQHRLVYQVLEDEKIVKVLRMWTHYGE